Proteins from a genomic interval of Actinoalloteichus hymeniacidonis:
- a CDS encoding PP2C family protein-serine/threonine phosphatase — MAQRQTSVLGDTPTGPACPQCEYVTMAGDLFCEDCGENLGPVLAQTPEPTPAAPPAGTVLCGGCGHSQFTADGLCSRCGRAKPADNDRVEVDLGVVAGVSDRGLRHHHNEDAFGLRTLACPDGTSATIVVVCDGVSSSSRAEDASRVAAYTAAELLSEAVRAGSETAEATRRAVRAATESVARLHTDAADRDPPSCTYVSAVVTETEVTIGWVGDSRAYWLALPEPESTMANFGVVGGADIAISSQAHQEQVTEVVAAGGSACLTLDHSWARQMVSTGEMTELQIQGDRRAPALCRWLGADSDGRPAEVVRFRPSGPGIVLVCTDGLWHYLGDPTQTATRVAALGDPFNAARELTSLALRGGGHDNITVALVPFPLGNASGRSA; from the coding sequence ATGGCGCAACGACAGACCTCGGTCCTCGGCGACACGCCGACCGGACCGGCCTGCCCGCAATGCGAGTACGTGACGATGGCAGGCGATCTCTTCTGCGAGGACTGCGGGGAGAACCTGGGCCCCGTGCTCGCCCAGACACCCGAACCCACACCGGCCGCCCCGCCCGCCGGAACCGTCCTCTGCGGCGGCTGCGGACACTCGCAGTTCACCGCGGACGGCCTCTGCTCCCGGTGCGGTCGGGCCAAACCCGCCGACAACGATCGGGTCGAGGTCGATCTCGGCGTGGTCGCCGGCGTCAGCGACCGAGGGCTTCGACATCACCACAACGAGGACGCCTTCGGGCTTCGGACGCTGGCGTGTCCCGACGGCACGTCGGCGACCATCGTGGTGGTCTGCGACGGGGTCTCCTCCTCGTCGCGCGCCGAGGACGCCTCCCGGGTGGCCGCCTACACCGCGGCGGAACTGCTGTCCGAGGCGGTCCGGGCGGGTTCGGAGACCGCCGAGGCGACCCGCCGCGCGGTACGGGCGGCCACGGAGTCCGTCGCAAGGCTGCACACCGATGCGGCCGACCGCGACCCGCCGTCCTGCACGTATGTGTCGGCGGTGGTCACCGAGACCGAGGTGACCATCGGCTGGGTGGGCGACAGCCGGGCCTACTGGCTGGCCCTGCCGGAGCCCGAGTCGACCATGGCCAACTTCGGCGTGGTGGGCGGGGCCGACATCGCGATCAGCTCGCAGGCTCATCAGGAGCAGGTGACCGAGGTGGTCGCGGCGGGCGGTTCCGCCTGTCTGACGCTGGATCACTCCTGGGCTCGGCAGATGGTCTCCACCGGTGAGATGACCGAGCTGCAGATCCAGGGCGACCGGCGAGCTCCGGCGCTGTGTCGATGGTTGGGCGCGGACTCGGACGGCAGGCCTGCCGAGGTGGTGAGATTCCGGCCGAGCGGTCCGGGAATCGTGCTGGTCTGCACCGATGGTCTGTGGCATTACCTGGGCGATCCGACGCAGACCGCGACCAGGGTCGCCGCGTTGGGCGATCCGTTCAACGCGGCCCGCGAGCTCACCAGCCTCGCCCTGCGGGGCGGTGGCCACGACAACATCACCGTTGCCCTGGTGCCGTTCCCCCTGGGAAACGCCAGCGGTCGATCGGCCTGA
- a CDS encoding serine/threonine-protein kinase — MEPVVDFAAALLSWLHRLVGANFCPGDWAWTVTGAGVLIGMIVSFGSLVIAVLRKGIGNRYNVGIGLLIGLIGVCTAFVIPTMFFQGISEALTRAASGYGPLAAQASDSLSVGICLGGPGTQGDYLIANGSVSNAIVDSGAPLRWLYIAALVGLPIVLLALVAWQGRLAARRGPAWPGVTLWAPFAILALLTGGLTAQIVVHLWVGMLPPLFVGALVLLAVGPPPRAVIEWSERPDSDSSDHQRSSAEHSPRDDYDVQQSHHPREPQAPQRVAVQDQQYTPMAQPQPPVDPRPAHHNVVRAGSPPVEQAPILPPSAVEPKPDDAPRLADTPGPLPAFLLGGAAPAGAGDSARGDADAGANMDVPTLLGGSVPVSGSGAGRGRFQRIRRLGKGGFGEVWLALDTGLNREVAVKIAHAPDTESEERMLREARALAAVRHPNCVRIYDILDDLGDGTDGLAIVMEYIAGDALSDVVRASGPLDDVAAARLWGTMAEALGAAHDKGLLHRDIKPGNILVDEAGMPQLIDFGIARSDGDSTLTATGMMVGTPDFLAPEVARGEAASPSSDSWQLAATVSYALTGNPPRGYRDSPISALMAAAEAAELVHLPERSKHRARLVAALGPEPSRRPSLTMISAGMTAYLNGSGASPDGPVTQRLRTTDATPDSDATTRRAAPPIGPAAERGPQAPLGPPTPGVSAAPTQVQGPRNPPPRPPGPPTGRPGPGPVPPGQAPPGSSAGRPPMPPTGSAPMGRPGPNRPPFATGAPPQGQAGHGGAPGPTGPRGAGAPSGAAPQPGGPPGVAPNVAASGSGTAPPQPPPPARPTDSPGGTRRFSAFDPEE; from the coding sequence TTGGAACCCGTCGTTGATTTCGCGGCGGCACTCCTGTCTTGGCTGCACCGATTGGTGGGGGCGAACTTCTGTCCCGGTGACTGGGCATGGACGGTGACGGGCGCCGGAGTCCTCATCGGAATGATCGTGTCGTTCGGCAGCCTGGTCATCGCCGTGCTGCGCAAGGGCATCGGCAATCGCTACAACGTCGGCATCGGGCTGCTGATCGGCCTCATCGGCGTGTGCACGGCATTCGTGATCCCGACTATGTTCTTCCAGGGCATCTCCGAGGCGCTGACGAGGGCGGCCTCCGGATACGGCCCGTTGGCTGCGCAGGCATCGGACAGCCTGTCCGTCGGCATCTGCCTCGGCGGTCCCGGCACCCAGGGCGACTACCTGATCGCCAATGGCTCGGTGTCGAATGCGATCGTCGACAGTGGTGCCCCGCTGCGGTGGCTGTACATCGCCGCGCTCGTCGGGCTGCCCATCGTGCTGTTGGCGCTGGTCGCCTGGCAGGGTCGCCTCGCCGCGCGCAGGGGTCCGGCCTGGCCCGGAGTGACGCTGTGGGCGCCCTTCGCGATCCTCGCGCTGCTCACCGGCGGACTGACCGCACAGATCGTGGTGCACCTGTGGGTCGGAATGCTGCCGCCGCTGTTCGTCGGTGCGCTGGTCCTGCTCGCGGTCGGCCCACCGCCGCGTGCGGTCATCGAGTGGTCGGAACGGCCGGACTCGGACAGCTCCGACCATCAGCGGTCGTCGGCCGAGCACTCCCCGCGAGACGACTACGACGTCCAGCAGTCTCACCACCCCCGCGAGCCGCAGGCTCCCCAACGAGTCGCCGTGCAGGACCAGCAGTACACACCGATGGCGCAGCCCCAGCCGCCCGTCGATCCGCGACCCGCACACCACAACGTGGTGCGGGCAGGCTCGCCACCGGTGGAGCAGGCCCCGATCCTGCCGCCGTCGGCCGTCGAACCGAAGCCCGACGACGCGCCGAGGCTGGCCGACACCCCGGGTCCCCTGCCCGCCTTCCTGCTCGGTGGTGCCGCACCCGCGGGGGCTGGCGATTCCGCACGCGGAGATGCCGATGCAGGCGCCAATATGGACGTTCCGACGCTGCTGGGCGGCAGCGTGCCGGTGAGTGGAAGCGGAGCGGGGCGCGGCCGATTCCAACGCATTCGACGTCTGGGCAAGGGCGGGTTCGGTGAGGTCTGGTTGGCCTTGGACACCGGCCTGAACCGCGAGGTGGCCGTCAAGATCGCTCACGCGCCCGACACCGAGAGCGAGGAGCGGATGCTGCGCGAGGCGCGGGCTTTGGCCGCGGTTCGGCACCCCAACTGCGTTCGGATCTACGACATCCTCGATGACCTCGGGGACGGCACCGACGGCCTGGCCATCGTCATGGAGTACATCGCGGGCGACGCGCTGTCCGATGTGGTGCGAGCGAGCGGCCCCCTCGACGACGTGGCCGCCGCACGACTGTGGGGCACGATGGCCGAGGCGCTGGGCGCCGCCCACGACAAGGGCCTGCTCCACCGGGACATCAAACCGGGCAACATCCTGGTGGACGAGGCGGGGATGCCGCAGCTCATCGACTTCGGGATCGCGCGCAGCGACGGCGACAGCACACTGACCGCCACCGGGATGATGGTCGGCACGCCGGACTTCCTCGCGCCCGAGGTCGCCCGGGGCGAGGCCGCGAGCCCGTCCTCCGACAGCTGGCAACTGGCGGCCACCGTGTCCTATGCGTTGACGGGCAATCCGCCCCGGGGCTATCGGGACAGTCCGATCTCGGCGTTGATGGCTGCCGCCGAGGCCGCCGAGCTCGTCCACCTCCCGGAACGAAGCAAGCACCGTGCTCGGTTGGTCGCCGCCCTCGGCCCGGAGCCGTCTCGTCGGCCGTCGCTGACGATGATCTCAGCGGGAATGACCGCCTACCTCAACGGATCCGGGGCCAGCCCCGACGGTCCGGTGACCCAGCGGTTGCGCACGACCGATGCCACTCCGGACTCCGACGCCACCACCCGTCGGGCCGCCCCGCCGATCGGGCCTGCCGCCGAACGCGGACCGCAGGCCCCGCTCGGTCCGCCGACACCGGGTGTATCGGCGGCGCCCACCCAGGTCCAAGGCCCCCGGAATCCACCGCCTCGGCCACCGGGTCCGCCCACCGGCAGACCTGGACCGGGTCCGGTCCCGCCGGGACAGGCCCCGCCCGGTTCCTCGGCGGGCCGCCCACCCATGCCGCCCACCGGATCGGCTCCGATGGGACGGCCCGGCCCGAACCGACCCCCGTTCGCCACCGGCGCTCCGCCGCAAGGGCAGGCAGGCCACGGCGGTGCTCCCGGGCCGACCGGTCCGCGTGGCGCGGGTGCTCCTTCCGGAGCCGCTCCGCAACCCGGTGGCCCGCCAGGCGTCGCCCCGAATGTCGCGGCCTCGGGCTCCGGGACTGCTCCGCCACAGCCACCACCACCTGCGCGGCCTACGGATTCTCCCGGCGGTACCCGCCGGTTCTCCGCGTTCGATCCCGAGGAATAG
- a CDS encoding serine/threonine-protein kinase, which translates to MTECTKAGCDGRVVDGRCGVCGQPAAEQPRTDSVVNRLVDPSTDEPPTPSRVAARLGGLDDEGRRRVSGPGEANKQADPVVTTQHEQPATGVSRPQQTGARPMSSGQSTPPGGVTGQQQAGLRPPGMPPGSTQQTPQQQYPPPPNTAAQYPPPLTTRTPVSPGRQPMPPGVPPGVTSVSYPTGGPARPAPPQPPNTTARSTSQPRPNPPGASVGSGLGPDRTVVTNPPGRAAFASPQTTQTNQVGTRGEITSSTSSRTASSPSRRGSSRSSRRGRLGGGLVEVPQVPARDPASVVLANPQVAENKRYCASCQQPVGRSRGGRPGRVDGYCPQCGARYSFSPKLRAGDFLAGQYEVLGCIAHGGFGWIYLARDRNVHDRWVVLKGLLNDGDADAVEATLNEQRALAQVEHPNVVRIFNVVQPTDGSSTETVGYIVMEYVGGQSLRDILTERRKTEGATAALPLDQAIAYVLEILPAMGYLHEHGLLYCDLKPDNVIQTSEQVKLIDMGAVLRMDDDYGAVYGTIGYQAPEIATIGPSVASDLYTVGRLLAVLSFHFPGYNKEFKERLPDPADVPVLAEHESLLRFLRRACHTDANQRFDSADEMAEQLTGVLREVVAVRDHKPIPGVSPLFTPERRSFGIEKVREIAAGSAVLESRRVAMALPVPLVDPKDPAAGFLLSAEDAGPDQLRGAMQTIEVRLRLARAHIDRGELRPAWQVLQDAARQEPDDWRIAWYLSLGALAGGDFEDAKRRFESLYDRFPGEQATKLAVAVTDEFRGDNASAARRYEMVWRSDHDFVSAAFGLARARLRVRDVRGAVAVLESVPETSSHHVAARIAAVLARVQDRAPGDLGHQDLLDAAVRLEPLGLDNERRARLIVEVLQAAHEWARGVGAGMGGRPRAPGRLFGLELDEHILRLGLESGYRSLAKAVEDRAERIALVDRANSLRPRTLV; encoded by the coding sequence ATGACCGAGTGCACGAAGGCAGGCTGTGACGGCCGGGTGGTCGACGGCCGCTGTGGGGTCTGCGGGCAACCCGCCGCCGAGCAGCCCAGGACGGACTCCGTGGTCAACCGGCTCGTCGACCCGTCGACGGACGAACCACCGACTCCCTCGCGCGTCGCGGCTCGGCTCGGCGGGCTCGACGATGAGGGCCGACGACGGGTGTCCGGTCCGGGTGAGGCGAACAAGCAGGCCGATCCCGTTGTCACCACCCAGCACGAACAGCCCGCCACGGGGGTGAGTCGACCGCAGCAGACCGGCGCGCGGCCGATGTCCTCGGGTCAGTCGACACCTCCCGGCGGGGTGACGGGCCAACAGCAGGCAGGTCTACGGCCACCGGGGATGCCGCCGGGATCGACACAGCAGACGCCTCAACAGCAGTACCCGCCGCCACCGAACACTGCTGCGCAGTATCCGCCGCCGTTGACCACGCGGACTCCGGTGTCCCCGGGACGGCAACCCATGCCTCCCGGAGTACCCCCCGGAGTCACCTCGGTCTCCTACCCGACGGGCGGACCGGCGCGACCTGCGCCGCCGCAGCCGCCGAACACCACGGCCCGCTCCACCTCGCAGCCGCGACCCAACCCGCCCGGTGCCTCGGTGGGATCCGGACTCGGTCCGGATCGGACCGTCGTGACCAATCCGCCCGGCCGGGCGGCCTTCGCCTCGCCGCAGACCACCCAGACCAACCAGGTCGGAACGCGCGGCGAGATCACCAGCTCGACGTCCAGCCGGACCGCGTCGTCGCCCTCACGTCGTGGATCCTCGCGATCCAGCAGGCGGGGCAGGCTCGGCGGTGGACTCGTCGAGGTGCCGCAGGTACCCGCCCGCGACCCGGCATCGGTGGTCCTGGCCAATCCGCAGGTCGCCGAGAACAAGCGGTACTGCGCGAGTTGCCAGCAGCCGGTCGGCCGCAGTCGAGGCGGCAGGCCCGGCAGGGTGGACGGCTACTGCCCGCAGTGCGGGGCGCGGTACTCCTTCAGCCCCAAGCTGCGGGCGGGCGACTTCCTCGCCGGGCAGTACGAGGTGCTCGGCTGTATCGCCCATGGTGGTTTCGGCTGGATCTACCTCGCCCGCGACCGCAACGTGCACGACCGCTGGGTCGTCCTCAAGGGCCTGCTCAACGACGGTGACGCGGACGCGGTCGAGGCCACGCTGAACGAACAGCGGGCGTTGGCCCAGGTCGAGCATCCCAACGTGGTGCGGATCTTCAACGTGGTCCAGCCGACGGACGGCAGCTCGACCGAGACCGTCGGTTACATCGTGATGGAGTACGTCGGCGGCCAATCGCTGCGCGACATCCTGACCGAGCGCCGCAAGACCGAGGGCGCCACGGCGGCTCTACCCCTGGACCAGGCCATCGCCTACGTGCTGGAGATCCTGCCCGCGATGGGCTACCTGCACGAACACGGCCTGTTGTACTGCGACCTCAAACCGGACAACGTCATCCAGACGTCCGAACAGGTCAAACTGATCGACATGGGCGCCGTCCTCCGGATGGACGACGACTACGGCGCCGTCTACGGCACGATCGGATACCAGGCGCCCGAGATCGCCACCATCGGTCCGTCCGTGGCCTCCGATCTGTACACCGTCGGCAGGCTGCTGGCCGTGCTGAGCTTCCACTTCCCCGGTTACAACAAGGAGTTCAAGGAACGGCTGCCCGACCCGGCCGACGTTCCGGTGCTGGCCGAGCACGAATCCCTGCTGCGCTTCCTCCGGCGGGCCTGTCACACCGACGCCAATCAACGCTTCGACTCGGCGGACGAGATGGCCGAGCAGCTCACCGGTGTGCTGCGCGAGGTCGTCGCCGTTCGCGATCACAAGCCGATCCCCGGCGTGTCACCGCTGTTCACCCCCGAGAGGCGCAGCTTCGGCATCGAGAAGGTGCGGGAGATCGCCGCAGGCAGCGCGGTGCTGGAATCCCGCCGGGTCGCGATGGCGTTGCCGGTGCCGCTGGTGGATCCGAAGGACCCGGCGGCGGGCTTCCTGCTCAGCGCGGAGGACGCGGGCCCGGATCAGCTGCGCGGCGCGATGCAGACGATCGAGGTCCGGTTGCGGCTGGCCAGGGCACACATCGATCGAGGCGAGCTGCGCCCGGCCTGGCAGGTGTTGCAGGATGCGGCACGCCAGGAACCCGATGACTGGCGTATCGCCTGGTATCTGTCGCTGGGCGCGCTGGCGGGCGGTGATTTCGAGGACGCCAAGCGCCGATTCGAATCGCTCTACGACCGTTTTCCCGGCGAACAGGCCACGAAGCTGGCCGTGGCGGTCACCGACGAGTTCCGAGGCGACAACGCCTCGGCCGCCCGCCGATACGAGATGGTGTGGCGTAGCGACCACGATTTCGTGAGTGCGGCGTTCGGCCTGGCCAGAGCCCGGTTGCGGGTTCGCGACGTGCGCGGTGCGGTCGCGGTGTTGGAGTCCGTCCCGGAGACCTCGAGTCATCACGTCGCAGCGCGGATCGCCGCCGTCCTGGCCCGCGTGCAGGATCGGGCTCCCGGCGACCTCGGTCATCAGGACCTGCTCGACGCCGCCGTCCGACTCGAGCCCTTGGGCCTGGACAACGAACGACGTGCTCGGTTGATCGTGGAGGTGTTGCAGGCGGCCCACGAGTGGGCCCGAGGTGTCGGTGCAGGCATGGGTGGGCGTCCCAGGGCGCCCGGCCGCTTGTTCGGCCTGGAACTGGACGAGCACATCCTCCGACTCGGCCTGGAGAGCGGCTATCGCAGCCTCGCCAAGGCCGTGGAAGACCGGGCCGAGCGAATCGCCCTGGTGGACCGGGCGAACAGCCTTCGCCCCCGAACTCTGGTGTAG